In one Thermodesulfovibrionales bacterium genomic region, the following are encoded:
- the nuoC gene encoding NADH-quinone oxidoreductase subunit C/D — MKSENAASEERMNDDGSVIRELQREFGEKSFLPQATCDDIRTFWSEREKTPDVLRYLKNSVKNPYRSLYDLTVIDERVRANRSGQPESDFTVVYHLLSYERNDDLRIKVALKGDHPSIPSVTGIWPSADWYEREGWDMFGVTFEGHPHLRRILMPPTWEGYPLRKDHPARATEMEPFRLPEEKEEEEQKALQFRPGDWGMKRHREDTDFMFLNLGPQHPGTHGLLRIILQLDGEEIVDAVPDIGYHHRGAEKMGERQSWHTYVPYTDRIDYLGGVMNNFAYVLAVEKLAAIKVPDKVKIVRVMMAELFRIASHLVWYGTFAQDVGALSPVFYTFNDRERIFEIVEAICGGRMHPSWFRIGGVTQDLPRGWDRLIGDFIREFPRRLVDFDRMVMQNSILKARTKGIGVYSLQEAIEWGVTGPGLRACGLAWDFRKKRPYSGYDQIEFDIPTAIHGDCYDRAVVRVEEMRQSIRIIEQCMKNMPEGPYKSDHPLATPPLKERTMHDIETLITHFLNVSWGPVIPAGEAFSGIEATKGNNGYYLISDGSTMAYRVRIRTPSFAHLQMIPLMSRGLMVPDLLAILGSIDFVLADVDR, encoded by the coding sequence GGCAACGTGTGACGACATACGGACCTTCTGGTCAGAAAGAGAGAAGACCCCCGATGTTCTGCGCTATCTCAAAAACAGTGTCAAAAACCCTTACCGAAGTCTGTACGACCTAACTGTCATTGATGAGCGTGTCCGTGCTAACAGGAGTGGGCAGCCCGAGAGCGACTTTACCGTCGTCTATCACCTTCTGTCTTACGAAAGGAATGATGACCTCAGGATCAAAGTTGCGCTGAAAGGTGATCATCCGTCTATCCCTTCGGTAACCGGTATCTGGCCTTCAGCAGACTGGTATGAGAGGGAAGGGTGGGATATGTTTGGCGTGACCTTCGAAGGCCATCCCCATCTCAGGCGCATCCTGATGCCTCCAACGTGGGAGGGGTACCCCCTTCGGAAAGACCACCCTGCACGCGCCACGGAGATGGAGCCTTTCCGTCTCCCTGAGGAGAAGGAGGAGGAAGAGCAGAAAGCCCTTCAGTTCCGTCCCGGCGATTGGGGAATGAAACGCCACAGGGAGGATACGGACTTCATGTTCCTCAACCTCGGCCCCCAGCATCCGGGGACCCATGGCCTCCTCCGCATCATACTGCAGCTTGACGGTGAAGAGATCGTCGACGCAGTTCCCGACATCGGCTATCACCATCGCGGTGCGGAAAAAATGGGAGAGCGGCAGTCCTGGCATACCTATGTGCCGTACACCGACAGGATCGATTATCTCGGTGGTGTAATGAATAATTTTGCCTATGTCCTGGCAGTCGAGAAACTGGCGGCGATCAAGGTCCCGGATAAGGTGAAGATTGTGCGCGTCATGATGGCCGAACTCTTCCGCATAGCGAGCCACCTTGTCTGGTACGGCACTTTTGCCCAGGATGTCGGCGCTCTCTCTCCGGTATTCTATACGTTCAACGACCGTGAACGTATCTTTGAGATCGTTGAGGCGATATGCGGCGGCCGCATGCATCCGAGCTGGTTTCGCATCGGCGGCGTTACCCAGGACCTTCCGAGAGGCTGGGACCGGCTGATAGGGGACTTTATCAGGGAGTTCCCCCGCCGCCTGGTTGACTTTGACCGGATGGTGATGCAGAACAGTATCCTGAAGGCGAGAACAAAGGGCATCGGTGTCTACTCGCTCCAGGAGGCAATCGAATGGGGTGTAACGGGGCCTGGCCTCAGGGCCTGCGGTCTTGCATGGGATTTCCGCAAGAAACGGCCGTACTCGGGGTATGATCAGATCGAGTTCGACATACCGACAGCAATACACGGAGACTGCTATGACCGGGCCGTTGTCCGCGTCGAAGAGATGCGGCAGAGCATCCGGATTATTGAGCAGTGCATGAAGAACATGCCTGAAGGCCCGTACAAATCCGATCATCCCCTCGCGACTCCTCCGCTCAAGGAGCGGACTATGCACGATATTGAGACTCTCATCACGCACTTCCTGAACGTAAGCTGGGGGCCCGTTATCCCTGCCGGCGAGGCATTTTCCGGCATCGAGGCCACAAAGGGGAACAACGGGTATTATCTCATCAGCGACGGCAGTACGATGGCCTATCGCGTCCGGATCCGTACGCCGTCTTTTGCTCATCTCCAGATGATACCCCTTATGAGCAGGGGCCTCATGGTCCCTGATCTTTTGGCGATTTTGGGGAGTATCGATTTTGTGCTGGCTGACGTGGATAGGTAA
- the nuoG gene encoding NADH-quinone oxidoreductase subunit NuoG, translated as MATIYIDDKPYMVKDGQNLLHACLSLGFDIPYFCWHPAMHSVGACRQCAVKQFKDEKDRRGKIVMSCMTPASDRTRISINDPDAKAFRAAVLEWLMTNHPHDCPVCDEGGECHLQDMTVMTGHDYRRFRFKKRTHRNQDLGPFVNHEMNRCIQCYRCVRFYRGYAGGRDLEVFGSHNHVYFGRERDGVLENEFSGNLVEVCPTGVFTDKTLKRHYTRKWDLQTAPSVCVHCSLGCNTIPGERYGLLRRVLNRYHGDLNGYFLCDRGRFGYEFVNSDHRIRGPLLRDRKGGLQKPISRKAALHHLSALLHFGAGVIGIGSPRASLEANFALRSLVGPERFYSGSSEGEFRLVSEIVSIFENGPARSPSLKDVREADAIFVLGEDVANTAPVLGLSLRQAARNKPMEKLEDLGILEWNDAAVRTATQDEKGPLFIAAPHSTRLDDVALRTYHAPPDDLALLGFAVAQELGSHADLVSLSDEGVRSLAREIAEALKNARRPLVVSGTGCGSKVMVHAAANVAWSLCRIGRPAELCFVLPECNSLGLTLMAEKSVAEAFKVAREEAVETVIVLENDLFRRAEAESVNAFFDHVKNIVVIDHLPNPTAARADVVLPAATFAEGEGTLVNNEGRGQRFYKVFIPGGEVRESWRWLHDLMLSSGHLEAEIWRTFDDVTSAMSRALPVLGPLADAVPSAGFRVSGMEIPRRPHRYSGRTAMDANLSIHEPPSPDDPDSPLSFSMEGYSGMPPAPLIPRYWAPGWNSVQSLTKFQKEAGGALLGGDPGRRLIEPAQKGEISYFSDIPEAFKPTGDGLLIVPLYHVFGSEELSIHSPGVYERSPEPYLALSPGDAAKIGVDDGDDVELSLSGKVHRLRVSLMPAMTGGVGGLPVGLTALNMIDLPLLGRVKRADKR; from the coding sequence ATGGCGACGATATACATAGACGATAAGCCTTATATGGTGAAGGACGGACAGAACCTGCTCCATGCCTGCCTTTCCCTTGGGTTCGACATACCCTATTTCTGCTGGCATCCTGCCATGCATTCCGTTGGCGCGTGCAGACAGTGCGCCGTGAAGCAGTTTAAGGACGAGAAAGACAGACGCGGCAAGATCGTGATGTCCTGTATGACGCCCGCTTCCGACAGGACCCGCATCTCTATCAATGACCCCGATGCAAAGGCCTTCCGCGCTGCTGTCCTCGAATGGCTCATGACGAACCACCCCCATGACTGCCCGGTCTGTGACGAGGGAGGAGAATGCCATCTCCAGGACATGACGGTCATGACAGGACATGACTACCGCAGGTTCCGGTTCAAAAAACGGACGCACCGCAACCAGGATCTTGGCCCCTTCGTCAACCATGAGATGAACCGGTGCATCCAGTGTTATCGCTGTGTCAGGTTCTATCGTGGATATGCCGGGGGGCGGGACCTTGAGGTCTTTGGCTCCCACAACCACGTCTATTTCGGAAGAGAGCGTGACGGCGTCCTTGAGAATGAATTCAGCGGCAACCTTGTGGAGGTCTGTCCGACCGGAGTTTTTACGGATAAGACTCTGAAACGCCATTATACCCGCAAATGGGACCTCCAGACAGCTCCCTCTGTCTGCGTTCATTGCTCCCTCGGGTGCAATACGATCCCTGGTGAGCGCTACGGCCTTCTGCGGCGGGTCCTGAACCGCTACCATGGAGATCTGAACGGCTACTTCCTTTGCGACCGCGGCCGCTTCGGATATGAATTTGTCAACAGCGATCACCGCATCAGAGGGCCTCTGTTGAGAGACCGTAAGGGAGGTCTCCAAAAGCCTATCTCAAGAAAGGCGGCTCTTCATCACCTGTCGGCTCTCCTCCACTTCGGCGCAGGGGTGATCGGCATCGGCTCACCGAGGGCCTCCCTTGAGGCGAATTTCGCCCTCCGTTCCCTTGTGGGACCTGAGCGCTTCTATTCTGGGTCATCGGAAGGAGAGTTCCGGCTGGTGTCGGAGATAGTCTCGATATTCGAAAACGGTCCTGCCCGGTCACCGTCATTAAAGGACGTAAGGGAGGCTGATGCGATATTCGTCCTCGGGGAGGATGTTGCGAATACGGCGCCTGTCCTCGGCCTCTCGCTCAGACAGGCGGCTCGGAATAAACCGATGGAGAAGCTTGAAGACCTCGGGATCCTGGAATGGAACGATGCAGCAGTCAGGACCGCGACACAAGACGAGAAGGGGCCGCTCTTTATCGCTGCGCCCCACAGCACGAGGCTTGACGATGTGGCGCTCAGGACATACCATGCTCCTCCTGATGACCTTGCCCTCCTTGGCTTCGCCGTGGCGCAGGAATTGGGCAGCCATGCTGATCTGGTCTCTCTCTCCGACGAGGGAGTCCGCTCGCTTGCAAGGGAGATCGCAGAGGCACTGAAGAATGCACGGCGTCCCCTTGTTGTCTCCGGTACGGGCTGCGGCAGCAAAGTCATGGTACATGCAGCCGCAAACGTGGCTTGGTCGCTCTGCCGGATCGGAAGGCCCGCAGAGCTCTGCTTCGTTCTCCCCGAGTGCAACAGCCTGGGGCTAACGCTCATGGCGGAAAAGAGTGTCGCAGAGGCCTTCAAAGTCGCCCGGGAGGAGGCCGTCGAAACGGTCATTGTCCTTGAGAATGATCTCTTTCGCAGGGCAGAGGCTGAGAGCGTGAATGCCTTTTTCGATCACGTCAAGAATATTGTTGTCATCGATCATCTCCCTAACCCGACAGCGGCGAGGGCTGATGTCGTCCTTCCTGCTGCCACCTTTGCCGAGGGTGAAGGCACCTTGGTCAATAACGAAGGACGGGGACAGCGCTTCTATAAAGTCTTCATACCCGGCGGTGAGGTGCGGGAGAGCTGGCGTTGGCTCCATGATCTCATGCTCTCTTCAGGACATTTGGAGGCTGAGATCTGGAGGACCTTCGACGATGTCACCTCGGCCATGTCGAGGGCCCTGCCGGTTCTCGGTCCTCTCGCGGATGCTGTGCCCTCTGCGGGGTTCCGCGTTTCAGGCATGGAGATACCGCGCAGGCCCCACAGGTATAGCGGACGAACAGCGATGGATGCGAATCTCAGCATTCATGAACCGCCATCTCCCGATGATCCTGATTCACCGCTCTCCTTTTCCATGGAGGGCTATAGCGGCATGCCGCCTGCTCCTCTCATACCGAGGTACTGGGCCCCCGGCTGGAATTCTGTCCAGTCACTCACCAAATTTCAGAAGGAGGCTGGAGGAGCTTTGCTCGGAGGTGATCCGGGACGGCGGCTCATTGAACCGGCGCAGAAAGGAGAGATCTCCTATTTCAGCGATATCCCTGAAGCCTTTAAGCCGACCGGAGACGGTCTGCTCATAGTCCCCCTTTATCATGTCTTCGGGTCTGAGGAATTGAGTATCCATTCCCCCGGTGTTTACGAACGGTCTCCGGAGCCCTATCTGGCCCTCAGTCCTGGTGACGCGGCAAAGATTGGTGTCGATGATGGCGATGATGTTGAATTGTCCCTCTCCGGCAAGGTCCATCGGCTTCGTGTCAGTCTCATGCCTGCTATGACCGGAGGGGTCGGAGGTTTGCCCGTCGGCCTCACCGCATTGAACATGATTGACCTGCCGTTGCTCGGCAGGGTTAAGAGAGCGGATAAGAGATGA
- the nuoF gene encoding NADH-quinone oxidoreductase subunit NuoF, which translates to MEKPLTGMMRPDGEALTLEEYEKAGGYEGLRKALKTMTPGDIVQAVKDSNLRGRGGAGFPTGIKWSFMPAGDNVLRPRYLIANADEMEPGTFKDRILIEGNPHQLIEGMIISAYALHVDTAYVFLRWEYRRAAERLSRAIADAYAGNYLGRDILKSGFRLELYLHVSAGRYICGEETAMLNALEGRRPIPRAKPPHPQASGLWGRPTIINNAETLCNIPHIILNGAAWYKGLSHTEEGGTKMYGVSGRVRRPGAWELAMGTTIREIIEEHAGGMADGYRFRAVIPGGASTDFLVEEHLDVRMDYDSVPKVGSRMGTGTMIVLDDRTCPVGMVHNLERFFSRESCGWCTPCREGLPWIEKLLMAIESGEGEPGDIGILESHTGLLGPGHTFCAFAPGAVEPLQSALKYFREDFELHIKEKKCPWK; encoded by the coding sequence ATGGAGAAACCACTGACAGGAATGATGCGGCCCGATGGCGAAGCCCTGACCCTTGAGGAGTACGAGAAGGCCGGCGGCTACGAGGGCCTGAGGAAGGCCCTGAAGACCATGACCCCAGGAGATATCGTGCAGGCAGTCAAGGATTCCAACCTCAGGGGACGCGGCGGCGCCGGGTTCCCGACAGGCATAAAGTGGAGTTTCATGCCGGCAGGCGATAATGTTCTCCGTCCAAGATACCTCATCGCCAATGCCGATGAGATGGAGCCAGGCACTTTCAAAGACCGTATACTTATCGAAGGAAACCCCCACCAGTTGATCGAGGGTATGATCATCAGCGCCTATGCCCTCCACGTCGATACCGCTTACGTCTTCCTGAGGTGGGAATACCGTCGTGCTGCTGAACGACTGTCAAGGGCGATAGCCGACGCTTACGCCGGGAACTATCTCGGCAGAGATATTCTCAAATCAGGTTTTCGACTTGAACTCTATCTTCACGTCAGTGCGGGGAGATACATATGTGGCGAGGAGACGGCGATGCTGAATGCCCTCGAGGGCAGGCGTCCTATCCCGCGCGCCAAGCCGCCTCACCCTCAGGCGAGCGGCCTGTGGGGGAGGCCCACGATCATCAATAATGCCGAGACCCTCTGCAATATACCGCATATCATTCTGAACGGCGCCGCATGGTACAAGGGACTCAGTCATACCGAAGAGGGAGGTACAAAGATGTACGGTGTGAGCGGGAGGGTCAGGAGACCCGGGGCTTGGGAACTGGCGATGGGGACGACAATACGGGAGATCATCGAAGAGCACGCCGGAGGCATGGCCGACGGATACCGATTCCGCGCCGTCATACCCGGCGGCGCTTCGACGGATTTTCTCGTCGAAGAGCATCTCGATGTGAGGATGGATTACGACTCGGTCCCGAAGGTGGGAAGCAGAATGGGGACAGGCACCATGATCGTGCTTGACGACCGGACGTGTCCTGTCGGGATGGTCCATAATCTCGAACGCTTCTTTAGCCGCGAGTCCTGCGGGTGGTGCACCCCATGCCGTGAAGGCCTGCCATGGATAGAGAAGTTGCTGATGGCTATCGAGAGCGGAGAGGGGGAGCCCGGAGACATCGGGATCCTCGAATCCCATACCGGGTTGCTCGGGCCGGGGCATACGTTCTGCGCCTTTGCCCCCGGCGCCGTCGAACCGCTCCAGAGTGCGCTGAAGTACTTCAGGGAAGATTTCGAGCTGCATATAAAAGAGAAGAAGTGCCCATGGAAATGA
- the nuoE gene encoding NADH-quinone oxidoreductase subunit NuoE → MLTDGERREILAELEHLSNRHAACVEALRIVQRYRGWVSDEIRDIAAILEMTPEELDGVATFYSLIFRKPVGKHLILICDSVSCWVMGYERIREHLISRLGITPGETSADGQFTLLPVACLGACDQAPAMMIDDELHTNLTPEKIDEILERYR, encoded by the coding sequence ATGCTCACTGACGGAGAGAGGAGAGAGATCCTTGCGGAATTAGAGCACCTTTCCAACAGGCATGCAGCCTGCGTTGAGGCGCTGAGGATCGTTCAGCGCTACCGGGGGTGGGTTTCGGATGAAATAAGGGACATCGCTGCAATCCTTGAGATGACACCCGAAGAGCTCGACGGCGTAGCAACGTTTTACAGCCTCATCTTCCGGAAGCCAGTCGGCAAGCATCTGATCCTGATCTGTGATAGCGTTAGTTGTTGGGTCATGGGATACGAGCGGATTCGTGAACACCTGATATCACGTCTCGGCATTACCCCTGGGGAGACGAGCGCCGACGGACAGTTCACCTTGCTGCCGGTTGCATGCCTCGGAGCCTGTGATCAGGCGCCGGCCATGATGATTGATGACGAACTCCACACGAATCTCACGCCGGAGAAGATTGATGAGATTCTTGAGAGATATCGTTAA
- the nuoH gene encoding NADH-quinone oxidoreductase subunit NuoH, with protein MNATLRSLIMVFGVLGVVMSLGALLIWLERRLLALWQDRYGPNRVGPFGLLQVLADMLKVFTKEDWIPPFADKPVFIIAPAVIMVTVLLSFAVIPFGPGIEIVDLNIGLLFVLAMSSLGVYSTALAGWSSASKYSLLGGLRASAQMLSYEVFMGLSLVGVVMLAGSFNLRQIVEAQRDLWFCVPQCFGLVVFMIAGVAETRRLPFDLPEAESELVAGFHSEYSGMKFGMFFVGEYLGVTLISALIVTLFFGGWLGPLFPPLVWFFLKTFVFICGFVLLRASLPRPRYDQLMAFGWKVMLPLSLANIIVTGGVLLAKG; from the coding sequence ATGAACGCAACTCTCCGTTCATTGATAATGGTTTTTGGCGTCCTCGGTGTTGTCATGTCTCTCGGCGCCTTGCTTATCTGGCTCGAACGGAGACTGCTTGCCCTCTGGCAGGACCGCTATGGCCCGAACCGCGTCGGTCCCTTCGGACTTCTTCAGGTGCTGGCAGACATGCTCAAGGTTTTCACGAAGGAGGACTGGATTCCTCCCTTTGCCGATAAACCGGTCTTCATCATTGCACCAGCCGTCATCATGGTCACCGTGCTCCTCTCCTTTGCCGTGATCCCCTTCGGACCGGGTATCGAAATCGTGGATCTCAACATCGGACTCCTCTTTGTTCTTGCCATGTCTTCCCTCGGCGTTTACAGTACTGCCCTGGCGGGATGGTCGTCGGCGAGCAAGTACTCACTCCTCGGAGGTCTGAGGGCATCGGCCCAGATGCTGAGTTACGAAGTCTTCATGGGGTTATCGCTCGTGGGGGTGGTGATGCTCGCAGGATCCTTTAATCTTCGTCAGATTGTTGAGGCCCAGAGAGATCTCTGGTTCTGTGTCCCCCAATGTTTCGGTCTCGTCGTCTTTATGATCGCCGGCGTTGCAGAGACCCGCAGATTGCCCTTTGATCTGCCCGAGGCCGAGAGCGAACTTGTCGCCGGATTCCATTCGGAATATTCGGGGATGAAATTCGGCATGTTCTTTGTCGGCGAATATCTCGGCGTCACGCTCATCTCTGCCCTGATCGTGACCCTCTTTTTCGGAGGCTGGCTCGGGCCCCTGTTCCCGCCGCTTGTCTGGTTTTTTCTCAAGACCTTTGTCTTCATCTGCGGCTTCGTCCTCCTGAGGGCATCGCTGCCGAGACCGCGATACGATCAACTCATGGCCTTTGGCTGGAAAGTCATGCTGCCGCTGTCCCTCGCGAATATTATCGTGACAGGGGGGGTACTCCTTGCTAAG